The following proteins are encoded in a genomic region of Desulfosporosinus youngiae DSM 17734:
- a CDS encoding sigma-54-dependent transcriptional regulator, with translation MKILLVDDERESRSFLANYLALQGHTVIECDSGEEALEVYKENRFQMVLSDIKMSGMSGIELIEAIKSLDMEPKADLVLYTGFVDVSLAISALRAGAYDYLTKPINFEELTSILERVEEHQNLLYENKVLTEHFDEKLKEATRDAEQQLTQLKQLVAKQAGLETIGVFSAEMKNLVKHAQQYHTDRTVPVLIQGETGVGKEVIARIIHYGTMETPSPFVDINCAAISPTLFESELFGYEGGSFTGGVNKGQKGKFDIAAGGTLFLDEIVELPLELQAKLLRVLEEKSFYRVGGLKKIKTDVRIICTANLDFEKQIEEGMFRKDLYYRLKVGRILIPPLRERADDILPLTLMFLTDFSKRRGKHFSRISEPAAKFLLSYQWPGNVRELRNAMEWVSFMFDDEELKLEHLSNLTPNAAGNLTPKGTGEKTETKSLPPDPINLDKHIDDLVEEALRIYKGNKTKAAQHLGISVRALYYRLERIQKNLARKN, from the coding sequence GTGAAGATTTTACTTGTGGATGATGAACGGGAGAGCAGGTCATTTTTAGCCAACTACTTAGCTCTCCAGGGTCATACTGTCATCGAATGTGATTCCGGAGAAGAAGCTTTGGAAGTTTACAAAGAGAACCGCTTTCAGATGGTATTATCAGACATAAAAATGTCCGGTATGTCGGGGATAGAACTGATCGAGGCCATTAAGTCCTTGGATATGGAACCCAAGGCAGACCTGGTGCTTTATACAGGTTTTGTTGACGTATCTCTGGCTATTTCCGCTTTAAGGGCAGGAGCTTATGATTATTTGACCAAGCCCATTAACTTTGAGGAATTAACCTCTATTCTGGAACGGGTTGAGGAACACCAGAACCTCTTGTACGAAAATAAAGTGCTGACGGAGCACTTTGATGAGAAGCTAAAAGAGGCCACCAGGGACGCTGAACAGCAATTAACCCAGCTAAAGCAGCTGGTTGCTAAACAGGCCGGGCTTGAAACGATTGGGGTTTTCTCCGCTGAAATGAAAAACCTGGTCAAGCATGCTCAGCAATATCATACTGACCGCACGGTACCTGTCTTGATTCAAGGGGAAACGGGAGTGGGGAAAGAGGTTATCGCCAGGATCATCCATTATGGAACTATGGAAACCCCCAGTCCCTTTGTCGATATAAACTGTGCCGCTATTTCCCCAACCTTATTTGAAAGTGAGCTCTTTGGTTACGAGGGCGGTTCTTTTACCGGGGGAGTGAACAAAGGGCAAAAAGGCAAATTTGACATTGCCGCCGGCGGCACTCTGTTTTTGGATGAAATCGTGGAATTGCCTTTGGAGCTGCAGGCTAAACTTCTCCGCGTCTTAGAAGAAAAAAGTTTCTATCGTGTCGGCGGCTTGAAAAAGATTAAAACGGATGTGCGGATTATTTGCACCGCAAACCTGGACTTTGAAAAGCAAATTGAGGAAGGTATGTTCCGTAAAGATTTGTACTACCGGCTCAAAGTGGGGCGGATCTTAATTCCTCCCTTGCGTGAAAGAGCGGACGACATTCTGCCCCTCACCCTCATGTTTTTAACCGACTTCTCCAAACGCCGGGGTAAACATTTTAGCAGGATCAGTGAACCGGCTGCCAAGTTTCTCTTGTCCTATCAATGGCCGGGCAATGTACGGGAACTTCGCAACGCAATGGAATGGGTATCGTTTATGTTTGATGATGAAGAATTAAAATTAGAGCATCTCAGCAATCTAACTCCAAACGCTGCAGGTAATCTTACTCCCAAGGGTACAGGGGAGAAAACGGAAACCAAATCCTTACCGCCTGATCCAATTAATCTTGACAAGCATATAGATGATCTGGTTGAGGAAGCCCTGAGAATATACAAGGGCAACAAAACAAAAGCCGCTCAACATTTGGGAATTTCAGTGCGAGCCCTTTACTACCGTCTTGAAAGAATACAGAAAAACCTTGCCAGAAAGAATTAA
- the hyfB gene encoding hydrogenase 4 subunit B translates to MIETIYPVMLLLFTAGILTPILTNSSPKVTNILAHGLSVLGCLAIVACSVEVFIAGGVTFTYAMGLPVGSLIIRIDNLSAFFLLALGVVGTAASIYALGYSREFYKQRLALMAALYNGFILSMALVLTVSQVAYFLIAWELMTVVSFFLVNHEYEKTANTRAAYKYILMTTLGTVFITTALLILSMTVHSLDFQMFKGASLTNTLRNTVFFCALIGFGTKAGVIPLHIWLPEAHPAAPSHVSALMSGIMIKTAIYGLCRFYLEFLGVGPAWWGGVVLFLAIISSVLGVLYALMQHDLKRLLAYHSVENIGIILLGIGSGMVFMSTNQPVLAGLAFVAGLYHVFNHAVFKSLLFLGAGSVLYATHTKDIEHLGGLIKKMPYTAVFFLTGAAAISALPPLNGFVSEWLTYQSLFYLPQAVTGVIPRLGSVILIALLGLTGALAAACFVKAFGVTFLAKPRSKHAEQAKEVPGTMLTGMGLLSLMCLALGVWPQWMLNLLQGVVSQSAGLKVSGLFSNHWYAAAFNIPQANGVIAMPVVAGLLVVGLIAAVLVYNFNGKPKNVEGETWTCGIIPTARMEYTATGFAQPVRRAFKVFLRSKDDVTADKTLNPYHGVKMKMTVGISYLIDSWLYQPLKKGILFLVSRVKPLQSGNLQHYIGYVLLVTVVILILGVRW, encoded by the coding sequence GTGATAGAAACTATCTATCCGGTAATGCTGCTGCTGTTTACCGCAGGCATTTTAACGCCCATCCTAACGAACAGCAGCCCAAAAGTAACGAACATTTTAGCTCACGGTTTATCCGTGTTAGGTTGTTTAGCCATTGTGGCCTGTTCAGTTGAAGTATTTATTGCCGGTGGCGTAACGTTCACGTATGCTATGGGTCTGCCGGTTGGATCCTTAATCATCCGAATTGATAATTTATCTGCTTTTTTCTTGCTGGCCTTAGGAGTTGTAGGGACAGCGGCCAGTATCTACGCTCTCGGCTACAGCCGTGAGTTTTACAAGCAGCGTTTAGCACTAATGGCCGCACTTTATAACGGTTTTATCTTATCCATGGCCCTGGTACTAACCGTCAGCCAGGTGGCCTATTTCCTGATCGCCTGGGAGCTCATGACCGTAGTTTCTTTCTTCCTGGTCAACCATGAATATGAAAAGACAGCTAACACCCGTGCTGCCTATAAATACATATTGATGACCACCCTGGGTACAGTCTTTATTACAACGGCATTATTAATCCTTAGTATGACGGTGCACAGTTTGGACTTCCAAATGTTCAAAGGTGCTTCCTTAACGAATACCCTGCGTAATACTGTTTTTTTCTGTGCCTTAATCGGTTTCGGTACCAAGGCAGGTGTGATCCCCCTGCACATTTGGCTGCCTGAAGCACACCCGGCGGCACCTAGCCATGTCTCGGCTCTGATGTCCGGTATTATGATCAAAACTGCGATTTATGGCCTGTGCCGGTTTTACCTGGAGTTCTTAGGTGTCGGACCTGCCTGGTGGGGTGGGGTGGTTCTTTTCCTGGCCATTATCTCCTCAGTCCTGGGTGTATTATATGCCTTGATGCAGCACGACCTGAAGCGTCTGCTGGCGTATCACTCGGTAGAAAACATTGGTATCATCCTGCTTGGTATTGGCTCGGGTATGGTCTTCATGAGTACAAATCAGCCTGTCCTGGCGGGACTTGCTTTTGTGGCAGGACTTTACCACGTTTTTAACCACGCCGTCTTTAAATCTCTGCTCTTCCTGGGTGCCGGTTCTGTACTTTATGCAACCCATACAAAAGACATCGAACATCTGGGCGGATTGATTAAGAAAATGCCTTACACCGCAGTTTTCTTTCTGACCGGAGCTGCTGCAATTTCAGCTTTGCCGCCACTTAATGGTTTCGTCAGTGAATGGCTGACCTATCAGTCACTTTTCTATTTACCCCAGGCTGTAACAGGGGTCATTCCTCGTTTAGGGTCTGTAATTCTGATTGCTTTGCTGGGATTAACGGGTGCCTTGGCCGCTGCCTGTTTTGTTAAGGCCTTTGGGGTAACCTTCCTGGCCAAGCCCCGCAGTAAACACGCGGAACAGGCCAAAGAAGTTCCCGGCACAATGCTGACCGGGATGGGCCTTCTGTCCTTAATGTGCTTGGCTTTGGGTGTTTGGCCCCAATGGATGCTCAACCTTTTACAGGGGGTTGTCTCCCAATCTGCTGGACTTAAGGTCAGTGGTCTGTTCAGCAATCATTGGTATGCCGCGGCATTCAACATCCCACAGGCCAATGGCGTCATCGCCATGCCGGTGGTCGCGGGTCTGCTGGTGGTTGGTCTGATCGCCGCTGTGCTGGTCTACAACTTCAATGGTAAACCGAAAAATGTTGAGGGAGAAACCTGGACCTGCGGTATTATTCCCACTGCCCGGATGGAATACACTGCCACCGGTTTTGCCCAACCGGTTCGCCGAGCCTTTAAGGTTTTTCTCCGTTCCAAAGACGATGTTACTGCCGACAAAACCCTTAATCCCTATCACGGGGTTAAGATGAAAATGACAGTGGGGATCAGCTATTTAATTGACAGCTGGCTTTATCAACCGCTTAAAAAAGGAATCTTATTTTTAGTCAGCCGTGTCAAACCCCTGCAATCCGGTAATTTGCAGCATTACATTGGTTATGTCCTGCTTGTAACGGTCGTTATTCTAATTCTGGGAGTGAGGTGGTAA